From a single Peromyscus maniculatus bairdii isolate BWxNUB_F1_BW_parent chromosome 4, HU_Pman_BW_mat_3.1, whole genome shotgun sequence genomic region:
- the Fjx1 gene encoding four-jointed box protein 1, whose amino-acid sequence MGRRMRSAAAAAAGLWLLALGSLLTLWGGLLPPRTELPASWPPEDRLPRHPTQSGGPAPEPRFPLPPPLAWDARGGSLKTFRALLTLAAGADNPPGRHPDDRRRHVPAGLPEPAERTAVHGGVFWSRGLEEQVPRGFSEAQAAAWLEVVRGARVVALDRGGCGRSSNRLARFADGTRACVRYGINPEQIQGEALSYYLARLLGLQRHVPPLALARVEARGAQWVQVQEELRAAHWTEGSVVSLTRWLPNLTDVVVPEPWRSEDGRLRPLRDAGGELTNLSQAELVDLVQWTDLILFDYLTANFDRLVSNLFSLQWDPRVMHRATSNLHRGPGGALVFLDNEAGLVHGYRVAGMWDKYNEPLLQSVCVFRERTARRVLELHRGQDAAARLLRLYTRHEPRFPELAELADPHAQLLQRRLDFLAKHILHCKAKYGRRPGDLMVLRGREGLGYE is encoded by the coding sequence ATGGGGCGGAGGATGCggagcgccgccgccgccgccgcggggcTCTGGCTGCTGGCGTTGGGCTCGCTGCTGACGCTGTGGGGAGGGCTCCTGCCACCACGGACCGAACTGCCAGCCTCTTGGCCGCCCGAAGATCGACTCCCCCGGCATCCGACCCAGAGTGGCGGCCCCGCGCCCGAGCCGCGCTTCCCTCTGCCCCCGCCCCTAGCGTGGGACGCCCGCGGCGGCTCCCTGAAAACTTTCCGGGCGCTGCTCACCCTGGCGGCCGGCGCAGATAACCCGCCTGGGAGGCACCCGGACGATCGCAGGCGGCACGTGCCAGCCGGACTGCCCGAGCCCGCGGAGCGCACGGCGGTGCACGGGGGCGTCTTCTGGAGCCGCGGCCTGGAGGAGCAGGTGCCCCGGGGCTTTTCCGAAGCCCAGGCGGCAGCGTGGCTGGAGGTGGTGCGGGGTGCTCGGGTAGTGGCCCTGGATCGCGGAGGCTGCGGACGCAGTTCCAACCGCCTAGCCCGCTTTGCCGACGGCACCCGTGCCTGTGTACGCTACGGCATCAACCCGGAGCAGATCCAAGGCGAGGCCCTGTCCTACTACCTTGCGCGCCTGCTGGGCCTCCAGCGCCACGTGCCGCCGCTGGCACTGGCTCGGGTGGAGGCTCGGGGCgctcagtgggtacaggtgcAGGAGGAGCTGCGCGCCGCGCACTGGACCGAGGGCAGCGTGGTGAGCCTGACGCGCTGGCTGCCCAACCTCACCGACGTGGTGGTGCCCGAGCCCTGGCGATCAGAAGACGGCCGTCTGCGGCCCCTGCGCGACGCCGGGGGCGAGCTGACCAACCTCAGCCAGGCAGAGCTGGTGGACCTGGTACAATGGACCGATCTGATCCTCTTCGATTACCTGACGGCCAACTTCGATCGGCTTGTAAGCAACCTCTTCAGCTTGCAATGGGACCCACGCGTTATGCACCGCGCAACGAGCAACCTGCACCGAGGACCGGGAGGGGCGTTGGTCTTTCTGGACAATGAGGCGGGTTTGGTGCACGGCTACCGGGTGGCCGGCATGTGGGACAAGTATAACGAGCCTCTGTTACAGTCAGTGTGTGTGTTCCGAGAGCGGACTGCTAGGCGAGTCTTGGAGCTGCACCGGGGTCAGGACGCGGCGGCCCGGCTGCTACGCCTCTACACTCGCCACGAACCTCGTTTCCCAGAGCTGGCCGAGCTCGCAGACCCCCATGCTCAGCTGCTACAGCGCCGCCTTGACTTCCTCGCCAAGCACATTTTGCACTGCAAGGCCAAGTACGGCCGCCGGCCGGGGGACTTAATGGTACTCCGAGGAAGAGAGGGACTGGGGTATGAATGA